A genomic window from Sorex araneus isolate mSorAra2 chromosome 2, mSorAra2.pri, whole genome shotgun sequence includes:
- the FSBP gene encoding fibrinogen silencer-binding protein, whose translation MVGKARSSNFTLSEKLDLLKLVKPYVKILEEHTNKHSVIVEKNRCWDIIAVNYNAIGVDRPPRTAQGLRTLYKRLKEYAKQELLQQKETQSDFQSNVSEPTRKVMEMIPQISSFCPVRDRNHIQSASLDEEVQAGTSSLQVMLDRHPVAITVEVKQEEDTKPPLPLLLNSQGSDTLEQREEHDLVHVMERSLSPSLSSVDMRMTLSPSSVRRRDDVLRPENGNHFRSQLGATNPQVLQMLKEEHQIILENQKNFGLYVQEKRDGLKRRQELEEELLRAKIEVEKLKAIRLRHDLPEYNIL comes from the exons ATGGTAGGAAAGGCGAGATCTTCCAATTTCACCTTATCTGAGAAGCTAGATTTGCTGAAGCTTGTGAAGCCATATGTTAAGATTCTCGAAGAACACACTAATAAACATTCAGTGATAGTAGAAAAGAATAGATGTTGGGATATCATAGCAGTTAACTACAATGCAATCGGGGTAGACCGCCCTCCTCGAACAGCCCAGGGCCTACGCACCCTTTACAAAAGGCTGAAAGAATATGCTAAGCAAGAGCTATtgcagcaaaaagagacccaatcAGATTTTCAAAGCAATGTTTCTGAGCCAACCAGGAAAGTTATGGAGATGATTCCCCAGATTTCCAGTTTTTGCCCGGTAAGAGACAGGAACCACATACAAAg TGCAAGCTTGGATGAGGAAGTACAGGCTGGCACCAGCTCACTCCAGGTGATGTTGGATCGTCATCCAGTTGCGATAACTGTGGAAGTGAAGCAAGAAGAAGACACTAAGCCCCCTCTCCCACTGCTTCTCAATTCTCAAGGGAGCGATACTTTAGAGCAAAGAGAAGAACATGACTTAGTCCATGTCATGGAGAGATCTTTGTCACCGTCGCTTTCCTCTGTTGATATGAGAATGACATTGTCTCCATCTTCTGTCCGAAGGAGAGATGATGTTCTTCGGCCTGAGAACGGAAACCACTTTAGGTCTCAGTTAGGTGCTACAAATCCGCAGGTTCTACAAATGTTGAAGGAGGAACATCagataattttagaaaatcaaaaaaattttggACTGTATGTTCAGGAGAAGAGGGATGGATTGAAAAGGAGGCAAGAACTTGAAGAAGAGCTGCTGAGAGCAAAAATTGAAGTGGAAAAGCTGAAAGCAATACGCTTACGGCATGACCTGCCCGAGTATAACATTCTCtaa